A genome region from Thalassococcus arenae includes the following:
- the truA gene encoding tRNA pseudouridine(38-40) synthase TruA, which yields MPRYALMVEYDGRPFAGWQRQADQPSVQGVIEDALARLEPRGHTIAAAGRTDSGVHARGQVAHCDLDKAWEPFRLSEALNHHLKPNPVAIRACARVADDWHARFSAIERRYLFRLLIRRAPLTLEVGQVWRVGHDLDVSAMQEGANHLIGKHDFTTFRSVQCQAQSPVKTLDEVRIEALDNQAGREIRFQLRARSFLHNQVRSIVGTLERVGAGAWSPMDVRTALQARDRAACGPVCPPDGLYLVGVGYPSDPFGGL from the coding sequence ATGCCCAGATACGCGCTCATGGTGGAATATGATGGCCGGCCTTTCGCGGGCTGGCAGCGGCAGGCCGATCAGCCATCCGTGCAGGGCGTGATCGAGGATGCGCTGGCCCGGCTCGAGCCGCGCGGACACACGATCGCCGCCGCCGGGCGCACCGATTCCGGCGTGCACGCGCGCGGGCAGGTCGCGCATTGCGACTTGGACAAGGCATGGGAGCCGTTCCGCCTTTCCGAAGCGCTGAACCACCATCTCAAACCGAACCCGGTTGCGATCCGCGCCTGCGCCCGTGTTGCCGATGATTGGCACGCGCGCTTTTCGGCCATCGAACGGCGCTACCTGTTCCGGCTGCTGATCCGCCGCGCGCCGCTGACGCTGGAGGTCGGGCAGGTCTGGCGGGTCGGGCATGATCTGGACGTCTCGGCCATGCAGGAAGGCGCCAACCACCTGATCGGCAAGCACGACTTCACCACCTTCCGGTCGGTGCAATGCCAGGCGCAATCGCCGGTCAAGACGCTGGACGAAGTCCGCATCGAGGCGCTGGACAACCAAGCCGGGCGCGAGATCCGGTTCCAACTGCGCGCGCGGTCCTTCCTGCACAACCAGGTGCGCAGCATCGTCGGCACGCTGGAACGGGTCGGGGCAGGGGCCTGGTCGCCAATGGATGTGCGCACCGCCCTGCAGGCCCGCGACCGCGCCGCCTGCGGCCCGGTCTGCCCGCCGGACGGGCTGTACCTGGTGGGTGTGGGCTACCCATCGGACCCGTTCGGCGGTCTATGA
- a CDS encoding YcjX family protein has product MVISTIADTLTRGVETVTDTINEALFEPVIRLGVTGLARSGKTVFITALVANLMDRGRMPQLVAQSEGRILSAFLQPQPDDTVPRFDYESHLGDLTARSPRWPDSTRAVSELRLSLKVRPSGLLAGLQGPRVIHLDIVDYPGEWLLDLGLMEKSYADWSRETLERLDARPQGADFAALVRDTDAAASFDEVQAKALANSYTGYLQAARAAGYSDCTPGRFLLPGELAGSPALTFAPLPPRDGPRRSLIREMERRFEAYKARVAKPFFRDHFARIDRQVVLVDALGAIHSGPAAVEDLRRAMADTLSAFRPGTNAFLSQLLRGKRVEKILFAATKADHLHHTQHPRLTAIMQALVREARDRAQFAGAETQAMAIAALRATTEDTLTHEGRSLDCVRGTLLDSGKRAAFYPGDLPSDPAHLLGPARDGATRWLDQDYQVMRFAPAPLDLKPGEGPPHIRLDRAAQFLIGDRL; this is encoded by the coding sequence TTGGTCATCTCTACCATCGCCGACACGCTCACCCGCGGGGTGGAGACCGTCACCGACACCATAAACGAGGCGCTGTTCGAACCGGTGATACGACTGGGCGTCACCGGGTTGGCGCGCTCGGGCAAGACGGTGTTCATCACCGCGCTGGTGGCCAACCTGATGGACCGGGGCCGGATGCCGCAGTTGGTGGCGCAATCCGAGGGCCGCATCCTGTCGGCCTTCCTGCAACCCCAGCCCGACGACACGGTGCCGCGTTTTGACTACGAATCGCATCTGGGCGATCTGACCGCGCGCAGCCCGCGCTGGCCCGACAGCACCCGCGCGGTCAGCGAATTGCGCCTGTCGCTCAAGGTGCGCCCCTCGGGCCTGCTGGCGGGTCTGCAGGGGCCGCGGGTGATCCACCTGGATATCGTCGACTATCCCGGGGAATGGCTGCTGGATCTCGGCCTGATGGAGAAATCCTATGCCGATTGGTCGCGCGAGACGCTGGAACGGCTGGACGCACGGCCGCAGGGCGCGGATTTCGCCGCGTTGGTGCGCGACACCGACGCCGCCGCCAGTTTCGACGAGGTGCAGGCCAAGGCGCTGGCAAACAGCTATACCGGCTATCTTCAGGCCGCTCGCGCCGCGGGCTATTCCGACTGCACGCCGGGCCGGTTCCTGTTGCCCGGCGAGTTGGCGGGCAGCCCGGCGCTGACCTTTGCCCCCCTGCCACCGCGGGACGGGCCGCGCCGGTCGCTGATCCGCGAGATGGAGCGCCGGTTCGAGGCCTACAAGGCCCGCGTGGCCAAACCGTTCTTTCGCGATCACTTTGCCCGGATCGACCGGCAGGTCGTGCTGGTGGATGCGTTGGGCGCGATCCATTCCGGCCCGGCGGCGGTCGAGGATCTGCGCCGCGCGATGGCCGACACCCTGTCGGCCTTCCGCCCCGGCACCAACGCCTTTCTCAGCCAACTGCTGCGCGGCAAGCGGGTGGAAAAGATCCTGTTCGCCGCGACCAAGGCCGACCACCTGCACCACACACAACACCCGCGCCTGACCGCGATCATGCAGGCGCTGGTGCGCGAAGCCCGCGACCGGGCGCAATTCGCCGGCGCCGAAACGCAGGCCATGGCCATCGCCGCGTTGCGCGCCACCACCGAAGACACGCTGACCCACGAGGGCCGAAGCCTCGATTGCGTGCGCGGCACGCTGCTGGACAGCGGCAAGCGCGCGGCCTTCTATCCGGGCGACTTGCCGTCCGATCCCGCGCATCTGCTGGGTCCGGCACGCGACGGCGCGACACGCTGGCTGGACCAGGACTACCAGGTGATGCGCTTTGCGCCCGCCCCGCTCGACCTGAAACCGGGCGAAGGGCCGCCGCATATCCGCCTGGATCGCGCGGCACAGTTCCTGATCGGGGACCGGCTGTGA
- a CDS encoding GNAT family N-acetyltransferase translates to MILRAAHPTDAGAVGAILSEFIDDTDWMPRIHTRAEDLAHAGTLIDRGWVTVAEVDGAVAAFLARDRATIHALYVTAVRQNRGLGKALLDAAKSEAPALQLWTFQSNNGAIRFYRREGFAEVERTDGRGNDEGLPDIRFHWRKEIAA, encoded by the coding sequence GTGATCCTGCGTGCCGCTCACCCCACCGATGCCGGCGCCGTTGGCGCGATCCTGTCGGAATTCATTGACGACACCGACTGGATGCCGCGCATCCACACCCGGGCCGAGGATCTCGCCCATGCCGGAACGCTGATCGATCGCGGCTGGGTCACGGTGGCCGAAGTGGATGGTGCCGTCGCCGCCTTTCTCGCCCGCGACCGCGCGACGATCCATGCGCTTTACGTGACCGCCGTCCGGCAGAACCGCGGCCTGGGCAAGGCGCTGCTGGATGCCGCCAAGTCCGAAGCGCCGGCCTTGCAGCTTTGGACCTTTCAGTCGAACAACGGCGCCATCCGTTTCTATCGGCGCGAGGGCTTTGCAGAAGTCGAACGCACCGATGGGCGCGGCAACGACGAAGGGCTGCCGGATATCCGCTTTCACTGGCGAAAGGAGATCGCGGCATGA
- a CDS encoding YcjF family protein produces the protein MSDAKGPVLIELDDSAEASSPSNAPPVPEPDRPAPRGQAMATIASLAARPPSRLARWFWALLGLVLTTVLSVAAWNFAAGLVAQYPLLGWAVTGLFTLFVLVCLMIATRELAAISRLARLDALHHAAETALAEDDLAAARGVADKLVALYRGRDDTRWGRQALAERRDEVFDAAGLLGLAETDLLGPLDKAAQAEVEAAARQVATVTALVPLALADVAAALTANLRMIRRIGEIYGGRSGLVGGWRLARAVMAHLVATGAIAVGDDMLEPILGGGLLGKLSRRFGEGLVNGALTARVGVAAIEVCRPIPFTRAKRPSVRGIIRQALSGLVSGQKG, from the coding sequence ATGAGCGACGCCAAAGGCCCGGTCCTGATCGAATTGGACGACAGCGCAGAGGCGTCCAGCCCATCGAACGCGCCGCCGGTCCCGGAACCCGACCGGCCCGCGCCGCGTGGTCAGGCGATGGCGACGATCGCCAGCTTGGCGGCACGGCCACCTTCGCGTCTGGCGCGCTGGTTCTGGGCGTTGCTGGGGCTGGTGCTGACCACCGTCCTGTCGGTGGCGGCGTGGAACTTTGCCGCCGGGCTGGTGGCGCAATACCCGCTGCTGGGATGGGCGGTGACCGGGTTGTTCACGCTGTTCGTGCTGGTCTGCCTGATGATCGCGACCCGCGAACTGGCGGCGATCTCGCGGCTGGCAAGGCTGGACGCGCTGCACCACGCCGCCGAAACCGCGCTGGCCGAGGACGATCTGGCCGCCGCCCGCGGTGTTGCGGACAAGCTGGTGGCGCTCTACCGCGGGCGCGACGATACACGCTGGGGCCGGCAGGCGCTGGCCGAGCGCCGCGACGAGGTGTTCGATGCGGCCGGCCTGCTGGGGCTGGCGGAAACCGACCTGCTGGGACCGCTCGACAAGGCCGCCCAGGCCGAAGTCGAGGCCGCCGCGCGGCAGGTCGCGACGGTTACCGCGCTGGTTCCGCTGGCTCTGGCCGACGTCGCCGCGGCGCTGACCGCGAACCTGCGGATGATCCGGCGCATCGGCGAAATCTATGGCGGGCGGTCGGGGCTGGTCGGCGGCTGGCGGCTGGCGCGCGCGGTGATGGCGCATCTGGTGGCCACAGGCGCCATCGCGGTCGGCGACGACATGCTCGAGCCGATCCTGGGCGGCGGGTTGCTGGGCAAGCTGTCGCGGCGGTTCGGCGAAGGGCTGGTCAACGGCGCGCTCACGGCACGGGTCGGCGTGGCGGCCATCGAGGTCTGTCGGCCGATCCCGTTCACCCGCGCCAAGCGGCCTTCGGTGCGCGGCATCATCCGCCAGGCCCTGAGCGGGCTGGTGAGCGGTCAGAAGGGGTGA
- a CDS encoding FAD-dependent oxidoreductase codes for MESFAADLATLVRTPLQPAHVKALERVGMREAYEPGATLQAAGRPAETFFYVLSGEVEAIDPLTGERYGTASLGPSQFFGDLSFLSGGNAILGARAVQRTEVLAVPRQAVLRLMSEMPEMSDILVTVMAARRRRIVETREGGLTLIGMETSRTLQRIAAFASRNRIPWREIAPGDEADALADACGVDRGQAMVVLGRDTALVEPSPADLARVLGLDLPLDATDPVDVLIVGAGPAGVAAAVYAGAEGLTALVLEDTAIGGQAGTSSRIENYMGFPTGITGADLVGRGEIQAMKFGARFAMPRRVTALARDGAGFAATLDDGRTVRARSVVVATGVQYRKMPLDRLEEFEGAGIYYAATDLEARFCRDREVAVIGGGNSAGQAAMFLARSARHVHVLVRGAGLASSMSDYLLSRLQAHPCITIHTRTEVTALHGDTALEAITICDKASGQDWRLNTGGLFVMVGAAPNTGWLSGLVDLDPGGFVPTGPAVGAGSPYATSCPGIFAVGDVRAGSVKRVASAVGEGSVAISAVWSHVHDRPS; via the coding sequence ATGGAAAGTTTCGCTGCCGATCTGGCCACGCTGGTGCGCACACCGCTGCAACCGGCCCATGTCAAGGCGCTGGAACGGGTCGGCATGCGCGAGGCATACGAACCCGGCGCCACGCTGCAAGCGGCCGGCCGACCGGCCGAGACGTTCTTCTACGTCTTGTCCGGCGAGGTCGAGGCCATCGATCCGCTGACCGGCGAACGGTATGGCACCGCGTCGCTCGGCCCCTCGCAATTCTTCGGCGATCTCAGCTTCCTGTCCGGCGGCAACGCCATCCTGGGCGCCCGCGCGGTGCAGCGAACCGAGGTGCTGGCCGTTCCTCGTCAGGCCGTGCTGCGCCTGATGTCCGAGATGCCCGAAATGTCGGATATCCTGGTTACGGTCATGGCCGCGCGCCGCCGCCGCATCGTCGAGACCCGCGAGGGCGGGCTGACGCTGATCGGCATGGAGACCAGCCGCACCCTGCAACGCATCGCCGCCTTCGCCAGCCGCAACCGCATTCCCTGGCGCGAGATCGCACCGGGGGACGAGGCCGACGCGCTGGCCGATGCCTGCGGCGTCGATCGCGGACAGGCGATGGTCGTGCTGGGCCGCGACACGGCGCTGGTCGAACCGAGCCCGGCCGACCTGGCCCGCGTCCTGGGCCTCGACCTGCCGCTGGACGCCACCGATCCGGTCGACGTGCTGATCGTCGGCGCCGGTCCGGCGGGCGTCGCCGCAGCGGTCTATGCCGGGGCCGAGGGGCTGACGGCGCTGGTGCTCGAGGATACCGCGATCGGCGGTCAGGCCGGCACTTCCAGCCGGATCGAGAACTACATGGGTTTTCCCACCGGCATCACCGGCGCCGACCTGGTGGGCCGGGGCGAAATCCAGGCGATGAAATTCGGCGCGCGCTTCGCCATGCCGCGCCGGGTGACCGCCCTGGCCCGCGACGGCGCCGGTTTCGCCGCGACGCTGGATGACGGCCGGACGGTGCGCGCGCGGTCGGTCGTCGTGGCCACCGGCGTGCAATACCGAAAGATGCCGCTGGACCGGCTGGAGGAATTCGAGGGCGCGGGCATCTACTATGCCGCCACCGATCTCGAAGCGCGGTTCTGCCGCGACCGCGAGGTCGCGGTGATCGGCGGCGGCAATTCGGCGGGTCAGGCGGCGATGTTCCTGGCGCGCAGCGCCCGCCACGTGCACGTCCTGGTGCGCGGCGCCGGGCTGGCGTCATCGATGTCGGATTACCTGTTGTCGCGGTTGCAGGCGCATCCCTGCATCACCATCCACACCCGCACCGAAGTGACCGCGCTGCATGGCGATACCGCGCTCGAAGCGATCACGATCTGCGACAAGGCCTCGGGTCAGGACTGGCGATTGAACACCGGCGGGCTGTTCGTCATGGTCGGAGCCGCGCCCAATACCGGCTGGCTTTCGGGCCTGGTCGATCTCGACCCCGGCGGGTTTGTCCCGACCGGGCCGGCAGTGGGCGCCGGCAGCCCCTATGCCACCTCCTGCCCCGGCATCTTCGCGGTGGGCGACGTGCGGGCGGGATCGGTGAAACGGGTGGCCAGCGCGGTCGGCGAAGGTTCGGTGGCGATCTCGGCTGTCTGGAGCCATGTCCACGACCGGCCGAGTTGA
- a CDS encoding VIT1/CCC1 transporter family protein — MPILNTDHDHDADSIAIRIGTPPGRGYLRDMIYGAIDGGVTTFAIVAGVAGAGLSPFVIVALGIANVLADGFSMAAGNYSGTKAERDDIERLRRVEARHIARFPEGEKRELREILSQKGLFGDTLDAAVEQIAENHDAWIDAMLEGEYGLSTSTPHPMRAAWATFSAFLVAGMIPLLPFLLGVPNAFAVSTILTLASFFAIGAYKSRWSLQPWWRSGLETLAIGGAAALIAYGAGTLFQV; from the coding sequence ATGCCGATCCTGAACACCGACCACGACCACGACGCCGATTCCATCGCCATCCGCATCGGCACCCCGCCCGGCCGTGGCTATCTGCGCGACATGATCTACGGCGCCATCGACGGCGGCGTAACCACCTTTGCCATCGTTGCCGGTGTCGCCGGGGCGGGCCTGTCGCCCTTTGTCATCGTGGCGCTTGGCATCGCCAACGTGCTGGCCGACGGCTTTTCCATGGCCGCCGGCAACTATTCCGGCACCAAGGCCGAACGCGACGACATCGAACGCCTGCGACGGGTCGAGGCACGTCACATCGCGCGCTTTCCCGAGGGCGAAAAACGCGAACTGCGCGAGATCCTGTCGCAGAAGGGGCTGTTTGGAGACACGCTGGATGCCGCCGTCGAACAGATCGCGGAAAACCACGACGCCTGGATCGACGCCATGCTCGAAGGCGAATACGGCCTGTCCACGTCGACCCCGCATCCGATGCGCGCCGCCTGGGCGACCTTCAGCGCTTTCCTGGTGGCCGGGATGATCCCGCTTCTGCCATTCCTTCTGGGCGTGCCAAACGCCTTTGCCGTCTCGACCATCCTGACCCTGGCATCGTTCTTCGCCATCGGTGCCTACAAATCGCGCTGGTCGCTTCAACCCTGGTGGCGTTCGGGACTCGAGACGTTGGCCATCGGCGGTGCGGCGGCGTTGATCGCCTATGGCGCGGGCACGCTGTTCCAGGTCTGA
- a CDS encoding CBU_0592 family membrane protein, with translation MTAPLYNYDLADLCNSLGILGFMAYVANYLMLSFRVLSSESVLYFVINTSAATLVLISLTQEFNMASALIQGFWITIGICAIAIRVRLRLRERRRLAGDAPFHHHQMRRERSDHALYRRAETACYSTA, from the coding sequence ATGACCGCTCCGCTTTACAACTACGACCTCGCCGATCTCTGCAACAGCCTCGGCATTCTGGGCTTCATGGCCTATGTCGCCAACTACCTGATGCTGTCGTTCCGGGTGCTCAGTAGCGAAAGCGTGCTCTATTTCGTCATCAACACCTCGGCCGCGACGCTGGTGCTGATCTCGCTGACGCAGGAATTCAACATGGCCTCGGCGCTGATCCAGGGGTTCTGGATCACCATCGGCATCTGCGCCATCGCGATCCGGGTGCGGCTGCGCCTGCGCGAACGCCGCCGCCTGGCCGGCGACGCACCGTTCCACCATCACCAGATGCGGCGCGAACGGTCGGATCATGCGCTGTACCGGCGCGCCGAAACCGCCTGCTACAGCACCGCCTGA
- the ileS gene encoding isoleucine--tRNA ligase yields the protein MCADTTDQTTPDYKDTLNLPKTDFPMRAGLPKREPDWLARWERIGIYDRLRDKAAGAAGSDQARPPFTLHDGPPYANGHLHIGHALNKILKDMVVRSQQMMGHDARYIPGWDCHGLPIEWKIEEQYRAKGKNKDDIDVVDFRQECRRFAEGWIDIQRDEFQRLGVTGKWEKPYLTMDYRAERIIAEEFQKFLMTGTLYQGSKPVMWSPVEKTALAEAEIEYHDHKSHTIWVPFNATNGNDDLQDAKVVIWTTTPWTIPSNKAVAYNPSLAYGLYEVTGTPEECWAKIGDRYLLADALAEDVLTKARLEPGMWTRLRDVAAEELGALTLAHPFRGAEGADGFWDYDVPMIDGDYVTDDAGTGFVHTAPSHGADDYDNFVRRGWMDRMTHNVGEESEFLPHVPFFAGLRVLDHKGKEGKANTAVIDKLVECGGLIARGRMTHSYPHSWRSKAPVIYRNTPQWFAAIDRPVGDGQDEHGQTIRQRALTSIDKLVKWTPQTGRNRLYSMIDARPDWVLSRQRAWGVPLTCFTKKGALPTDPDFLLRDEAVNARILQAFEEEGADAWYKPGAKARFLGNEYDPEEWEQVFDILDVWFDSGSTHAFVLRDREDGSKDGIADLYLEGTDQHRGWFHSSMLQACGTIGRAPYRGVLTHGFTLDEKGNKMSKSLGNTVAPEEVVKQYGADILRLWVAQSDYTADLRIGPEILKNTADSYRRLRNTMRYLLGAVSHFTEADRVDPADMPELERYILHRLAELDHVVRSGYKAYNFQGVFQQLFNFCTVELSAFYFDIRKDALYCDGDTARRRAARTVMDILFHRLTTWLAPVLVFTMEEVWLERFPGDDSSVHLQDIPDTPADWLDEPLAAKWAKVRRARRVVTAALEVQRTDKVIGASLEAAPIVHVRDPEMLKALKSVAFEDICITSAIGLTGDPMPAEAFRLPEVDGVGVVFEMAEGEKCQRCWKILPDVGQHAHPVTCGRCNSALG from the coding sequence ATGTGCGCCGACACGACCGATCAGACCACGCCCGATTACAAAGACACGCTGAACCTGCCGAAAACCGATTTCCCGATGCGCGCCGGCCTGCCCAAGCGCGAACCCGACTGGCTGGCCCGCTGGGAGCGCATCGGAATCTACGACCGGCTGCGCGACAAGGCCGCCGGGGCCGCGGGCAGCGACCAGGCCCGCCCGCCCTTCACCCTGCATGACGGCCCGCCCTACGCCAACGGCCACCTGCATATCGGCCACGCGCTGAACAAGATCCTCAAGGACATGGTGGTGCGGTCCCAGCAGATGATGGGCCATGACGCGCGCTACATCCCCGGCTGGGATTGCCATGGCCTGCCGATCGAATGGAAGATCGAAGAGCAGTACCGCGCCAAGGGCAAGAACAAGGACGATATCGACGTCGTCGACTTCCGTCAGGAATGCCGCCGCTTTGCCGAGGGCTGGATCGACATCCAGCGCGACGAATTCCAGCGCCTGGGCGTGACCGGCAAATGGGAAAAGCCCTATCTGACGATGGATTACCGCGCTGAGCGGATCATCGCCGAGGAATTCCAGAAATTCCTGATGACCGGGACGCTGTATCAGGGTTCCAAGCCGGTGATGTGGTCGCCGGTGGAAAAGACCGCTCTGGCCGAGGCCGAGATCGAGTATCACGACCACAAGAGCCACACGATCTGGGTGCCGTTCAATGCAACGAACGGCAACGACGACCTGCAAGACGCCAAGGTCGTGATCTGGACCACCACGCCCTGGACCATCCCGTCCAACAAGGCCGTCGCCTACAACCCGAGCCTCGCCTATGGCCTCTACGAGGTTACAGGCACGCCCGAGGAATGCTGGGCCAAGATCGGCGACCGCTACTTGCTGGCTGACGCCTTGGCCGAAGACGTGCTGACCAAGGCGCGGCTCGAGCCGGGCATGTGGACCCGCCTGCGCGACGTCGCGGCCGAAGAACTGGGCGCGCTGACCCTAGCCCACCCGTTCCGCGGGGCCGAGGGCGCTGACGGGTTCTGGGATTACGACGTGCCGATGATCGACGGCGATTACGTCACCGACGATGCCGGCACCGGTTTCGTGCACACCGCGCCCAGCCACGGCGCCGACGATTACGACAACTTCGTCCGCCGCGGCTGGATGGACCGGATGACCCACAACGTGGGCGAGGAAAGCGAATTCCTGCCGCATGTGCCGTTCTTCGCGGGGCTGCGGGTGCTCGACCACAAGGGCAAGGAAGGCAAGGCCAACACCGCGGTGATCGACAAGCTGGTGGAATGCGGCGGTCTGATCGCACGCGGGCGCATGACCCATTCCTACCCGCATAGCTGGCGTTCCAAGGCGCCGGTGATCTACCGCAACACCCCGCAATGGTTCGCCGCCATCGACCGGCCCGTGGGCGACGGGCAGGACGAACACGGCCAGACGATCCGCCAGCGCGCCCTGACCTCTATCGACAAGCTGGTGAAATGGACCCCGCAGACCGGGCGCAACCGGCTGTATTCGATGATCGATGCGCGGCCCGACTGGGTGCTGTCGCGCCAGCGCGCCTGGGGCGTGCCGCTGACCTGTTTCACGAAAAAGGGCGCGCTGCCCACCGATCCCGATTTCCTGCTGCGCGATGAGGCCGTCAACGCCCGCATCCTGCAGGCCTTCGAGGAGGAAGGCGCCGACGCCTGGTACAAGCCCGGCGCCAAGGCGCGGTTCCTGGGCAACGAATACGACCCCGAGGAATGGGAACAGGTCTTTGACATCCTCGACGTGTGGTTCGACAGCGGCTCGACCCATGCCTTCGTCCTGCGCGACCGCGAAGACGGATCAAAGGACGGCATCGCCGATCTCTACCTGGAAGGTACCGACCAGCATCGCGGCTGGTTCCATTCCTCGATGCTGCAGGCCTGCGGCACCATCGGCCGCGCACCCTATCGCGGCGTGCTGACCCACGGTTTCACGCTGGACGAGAAGGGCAACAAGATGTCCAAATCGCTCGGCAATACCGTGGCGCCGGAAGAGGTGGTCAAGCAATACGGGGCCGATATCCTGCGGCTGTGGGTGGCGCAGTCGGATTACACCGCCGACCTGCGCATCGGGCCGGAAATCCTCAAGAACACCGCCGACAGCTACCGGCGGTTGCGCAACACCATGCGCTATCTGCTGGGTGCTGTCAGCCATTTCACCGAAGCAGACCGCGTCGATCCCGCCGACATGCCGGAACTGGAACGCTACATCCTGCACCGGCTGGCCGAACTGGATCACGTCGTTCGCAGCGGCTACAAGGCCTACAACTTTCAGGGCGTGTTCCAGCAGCTGTTCAACTTCTGCACCGTGGAATTGTCGGCCTTCTATTTCGACATCCGCAAGGACGCGCTTTATTGCGACGGCGACACGGCCCGGCGACGGGCGGCGCGCACCGTGATGGACATCCTGTTCCACCGCCTGACCACCTGGCTTGCGCCGGTGCTGGTCTTCACGATGGAAGAGGTCTGGCTGGAACGCTTCCCCGGCGATGACAGCTCGGTCCACTTGCAGGACATCCCCGACACCCCCGCCGACTGGCTGGACGAACCGCTGGCGGCGAAATGGGCGAAGGTGCGCCGCGCCCGCCGTGTGGTGACGGCGGCCCTGGAGGTGCAGCGCACCGACAAGGTGATCGGCGCCTCGCTCGAGGCCGCGCCGATCGTGCATGTGCGCGACCCCGAGATGCTCAAGGCGCTGAAATCGGTGGCTTTCGAGGATATCTGCATCACCTCGGCCATCGGTCTGACCGGTGATCCGATGCCCGCCGAAGCCTTCCGTCTGCCGGAAGTGGACGGCGTCGGCGTGGTGTTCGAGATGGCCGAGGGCGAAAAGTGCCAGCGCTGCTGGAAGATCCTGCCCGATGTCGGCCAGCACGCCCACCCCGTCACCTGCGGGCGCTGCAACAGCGCGCTTGGCTGA
- a CDS encoding histidine phosphatase family protein codes for MDRRLFLLGALALAGCASSGPATLRPNTTLYILRHGDRDGENLSDRGRARARALVGALADDPVDAIHSPGIQRNLDTAAPLAAARGLTVQRRPQENPGTRLAAEAAGRSVVWVGNKGNLQAIWDTLSLPGDPPLDYGQLFVVRSGSDGAVTVERRFFGPQ; via the coding sequence ATGGACCGACGGTTGTTTCTTCTGGGTGCCTTGGCCTTGGCGGGATGCGCCAGCAGCGGCCCCGCCACGCTGCGCCCGAACACCACGCTTTACATTCTGCGCCACGGTGACCGTGACGGCGAGAACCTGTCCGACCGGGGCCGCGCACGGGCGCGGGCGCTCGTCGGCGCGCTTGCGGATGATCCCGTCGATGCGATCCATTCGCCGGGTATCCAGCGCAATCTCGACACCGCTGCACCACTGGCCGCCGCGCGCGGACTGACCGTTCAGCGGCGCCCGCAGGAAAACCCCGGCACGCGGCTCGCAGCCGAGGCGGCGGGCCGGTCCGTTGTCTGGGTCGGCAACAAGGGCAACCTGCAAGCGATCTGGGACACGCTGTCGCTGCCCGGCGATCCGCCGCTGGATTACGGCCAGTTGTTCGTCGTGCGGTCGGGGTCGGATGGCGCGGTCACTGTCGAGCGGCGGTTCTTTGGACCCCAGTGA
- a CDS encoding DUF3253 domain-containing protein, which yields MDPSDDAIAAELMRLAQARGTGKSFCPSEVARALANDWRPLMPRIREIAAQVPLQATQRGKPVDPVKARGPIRLRLVENVTE from the coding sequence TTGGACCCCAGTGACGACGCAATCGCCGCCGAACTGATGCGGCTGGCTCAGGCGCGCGGGACGGGCAAGTCGTTCTGCCCCTCCGAGGTGGCCCGCGCGCTGGCCAATGACTGGCGACCGCTCATGCCGCGCATCCGCGAGATCGCCGCACAAGTGCCGCTGCAGGCCACGCAACGGGGAAAACCGGTCGATCCTGTAAAGGCGCGCGGCCCGATCCGCCTGCGGCTTGTCGAAAACGTTACCGAATAG